DNA sequence from the Cucumis melo cultivar AY chromosome 6, USDA_Cmelo_AY_1.0, whole genome shotgun sequence genome:
gttttcaattttgtgaatttttataaaaaaattgttatttaattacttttgtaattttgaattatttagagtacattaaagaatatagaaacATTCCAACAATGAGACGCTATAAAATACAAATTGAGTGGTCAAATTGGAGACATATGAGTGGATGATGCATAATAACGAGAATAAGGGaaagtataaaaagaaaaaagaattgattTCTTTAATGCtactatttatattaattttagaagTCTGTTTCCTACGagcaatataatttatattaggtggaaattttttttatataaatgtcACGTAAGAAAAATTATATGGATGATACTATTTAGCAATATGTTTTATTTCGCAAACTAATTATCACGATAGATTTCAATTGATAATTAGCAATATGTTTTATTTCGGAAATTTAAATACGTATACttccatatatacataaatcaaaacataaacataaatgaagtttgcacaaaaacgtattttcaaaaaagtagtagaagtcaattacttaatttgtaaacatattaACTTAGTTTACCTTTGAAGATATTTCCAACATTTCAAAACCAACATTGGTATTATGTGATTAGGTTAACAACATTTGAAATTAACGCGTTGTTAGGATTATTTTCCAACAGGGTGTCAATCTATAATTTAGAATGGACGAACACGAGTTGGCGTCTATTGTAAATGCGTTCATAGCATCCCAACGACAGTTGTTACTAATGTTGGAGCTCTTGAAGAACGATACGAAGAGGATAACgcacatcccgtatgaaactaggcataggattagacagttagcttactttcgcatgattcaTGGGTCAGACCTTGTCTGTCGCCAAAGTACGAGAATGGACCGAAGATGTTTCGCCATTCTGTGTCACCTACTGAGGACCATTGCTGGACTAACGTCGACGGAAGTCgtcgatgttgaggagatggtagcaatgttcctccACATTCTTGCGCACGATGTGAAAAATCGTGTCATTCAACGAGAGTTCATGCGGTCGGGTGAGACAATTTCCCGCCATTTCAACATGGTCTTATTGGCTGTCATTCGACTTCATGAGGAGCTGttgaaaaaaccacaaccaGTGCCTGATGAATGCACAGATCAAAGATGGAGGTGGTTTGAGGTACACATTTGTCTCGAACTACGTACTTCCAACACAACGACGTTAGTTCTTCTCAATAATTTTTAGTTATGCGGTGCAGAATTGCCTAGGTGCATTAGATGGCACGTACATAAAAGTAAACGTTCCAGCAAGTGACCGGGCTAGGTATAGAACACGCAAGGGGGAGGTGGCCACAAATGTACTTGGcgtgtgtgacacgaaaggagattttgtttacgtacttgccggttgggaaggatcagctGCGGACTCACGCATCCTCCGTGATGCCCTTTCAAGACCTAATAGGCTTAAGGTGCCCAAGGGTAAGTAACAAGGGCATTGTACCTATGAATGGAATTTTAGAAGTAACAACTGCGACATTTTAATCGTGCATTGTGATTACAGGCTATTACTACTTGGTTGATGCCGGGTACCCAAATGCGGAGGGTTTCCTGGCACCATACAGAGGCCAACGCTATCACTTACAAGAATGGCGtggccctgaaaatgcaccttcaacgtcgaaagagttcttcaatatgaaacattcttctgctcgtaatgtaatcgaaagagcattcggtgtcttgaagggtcgatgggcgatactgcggggaaagtcatactatcctgtagaagttcaatgtcgcacaatactcgcatgttgtctcctccacaaccttatcaatagggagatgacgaactttgatatagaagacaacatagatgaggttgattccacccacgcgactactgccgcggatgacatacattacatagagacgtcgaatgagtggagtcaatggagggacaaccttgcagaagaaatgtttactgaatgggagttgcgtaaccaatagaaaaattaaatgttccccgttcattttcatacttaagtaGTTCTGCCAATAAGTCttattttgtcatagtttttgtaacatgattattttgaatgtattgATTAACCAATTAACTTACTGCCAAACTGTTTTTCAGCAGGAGTTCATTGTACTATGAAATTAATCGTATGTATGTTATCTAATCATACGGAACttaatgaaactaatatgtttTGCGTTTTACGTCTAGCATGACAAGTTCATCGAGACTACCTAAACATACttggactaaagaggaagaggcaggcctcgtggagtgcctcgtggagttggtcaatgctggtgggtggaggtccgacaatgggacctttcgtcccgggtacttaaatcagctggcgagaatgatggcgttcaagatcccaggttctaatatccatgcttcaaccatcgataatcgaatcaaattgatgaagagaatgtttcacgcacttgcggagatgcgtggcccaaactgtagtggttttgggtggaatgatgaaaaaaaatgcatcGTCGCTGAGAAAGAAGTCTTTGACGATTGGGTAAAGGTGCGTTACTAGATATTTGAACACTTGTTTGATTATTTGAATACATGgactaataatttattattgcactTATACAGAGTCATCCGGCGGCGAAAGGCCTCCTTAATAAGTCGTTTGTCCACTATGACGAACTGTCGTACGTGTTTGGCAAAGATCGTGCAACAGGAGGTCGGGCTGAGAGTTTTGCGGACATTGGGTCAAACGATCCTCCTGGGTATGACGCAGGAGCTGCTGATGCTATGCCAGATACGGACTTTCCGCCAATGTACAGTCCGGGATTGAACATGTCGCCTGATGATTTGATGGAAACAAGAACCGCTAGGGTCAGTGAACGTAGAAATGTTTCAAGCGGGTCTAAGCGGAAACGTCCAGGACATGCCACAGATAGTGGGGACATAGTTCGTACTGCCATTGAGTATGGAAATGAACAACTTCATCGCATTGCTGAATGGCCTATCCTACAACGTCAAGATGCTACCCAAACACGTCAAGAGATTGTTCGACATTTGGAGGCCATCCCTGAGCTCACATTGATGGATAGGTGTCGCTTAATGCGTATACTTATGCGTAACGTCGATGACATGAAAGCTTTCCTTGAAGTTCCCGACCATATGAAGTACCCGTACTGCAGCCtcattcttcaagaaaaccAATGACTAGttagtttgttttatttgtattaATGAAACTTTTCTTACTTGGACTATATGTTATTATTCTAACTTGTTATGTCTTATTATATAACGAACTTTAAATTCTGTTGAAGTTAATTAGTTTGTAGTTTCGTTTCGCTTTAAAATGTAATGGTATGAATTATTGTATTATCCTATTAATGTAGTGTTTTCGTTCAAGtttcttttttacaatatttataagttggtaatacgtggaaataatttggtttaaatacgctaatgaatttacggatttacgaattaatt
Encoded proteins:
- the LOC127150001 gene encoding uncharacterized protein LOC127150001, giving the protein MDRRCFAILCHLLRTIAGLTSTEVVDVEEMVAMFLHILAHDVKNRVIQREFMRSGETISRHFNMVLLAVIRLHEELLKKPQPVPDECTDQRWRWFENCLGALDGTYIKVNVPARSAADSRILRDALSRPNRLKVPKGYYYLVDAGYPNAEGFLAPYRGQRYHLQEWRGPENHDKFIETT